A region of uncultured Desulfobacter sp. DNA encodes the following proteins:
- a CDS encoding virulence RhuM family protein, translating to MESDSSILIYEGQEGNVKIDVRLQDETVWLTQKDMAELFQTTKQNIGQHLKKIFAEGELDENLVVKKFFTTASDGKKYQTAFYSLDAIISTGYRIKSHIATRFRQWATQRLKEYIIKGFTLNDERFKTGSSMNYFTELQERIREIRLSERFFYQKIKDIYTTSIDYDPRDENTVLFFKTIQNKLLWAISQQTAAELIYRRVDASLPLMGMQSFDKKGNGAVTKKDVSIAKNYLDEDEMKLLGLLVEQYLAFAETMAQQQTPMYMKDWIQRLDAIIQLNGRDLLTHAGKISRVMADERSAIEYDKYRQEKKRLNREESMKELERDIKQLSPKKNEK from the coding sequence ATGGAAAGCGATTCCAGCATACTGATTTACGAAGGCCAGGAGGGTAACGTGAAAATTGATGTTCGCCTTCAGGATGAAACCGTATGGCTGACCCAGAAGGATATGGCCGAACTCTTTCAGACTACCAAACAGAACATTGGCCAACATCTCAAAAAGATTTTTGCAGAAGGTGAACTGGATGAAAATTTAGTTGTAAAGAAATTCTTTACAACTGCCTCCGACGGGAAGAAATACCAGACTGCCTTCTACAGCCTGGATGCAATTATCTCGACCGGCTACCGGATCAAATCCCATATTGCAACCCGGTTCCGTCAGTGGGCCACCCAACGGCTAAAGGAATATATCATCAAAGGGTTTACCCTGAATGATGAACGATTCAAGACCGGATCTTCCATGAACTATTTTACCGAACTCCAGGAGCGTATCCGGGAGATCCGCCTTTCAGAGCGATTCTTTTATCAGAAGATCAAAGACATTTACACCACAAGCATTGATTATGATCCCAGGGACGAAAATACAGTCTTGTTTTTTAAAACGATTCAAAACAAACTGCTTTGGGCTATCAGTCAGCAAACAGCCGCCGAGCTGATTTATAGACGTGTGGATGCCTCCTTACCCCTTATGGGTATGCAATCCTTTGATAAGAAGGGCAATGGTGCCGTCACAAAAAAGGATGTCAGCATTGCCAAGAATTACCTGGACGAAGATGAAATGAAACTCTTGGGTCTGCTGGTGGAACAATACCTTGCATTTGCTGAAACCATGGCCCAGCAGCAGACACCCATGTATATGAAAGACTGGATACAACGGTTGGATGCCATTATTCAATTGAACGGGCGGGACCTGCTCACCCATGCCGGTAAAATCAGTCGTGTTATGGCTGATGAAAGGTCCGCTATTGAATATGACAAATATCGCCAGGAGAAAAAGAGGCTTAATCGTGAAGAGAGCATGAAAGAGTTGGAGCGGGATATTAAGCAGCTATCCCCAAAAAAGAACGAAAAATAG
- a CDS encoding site-specific integrase: protein MQKRSKTKYPGVYYRDSKRVGGPGIERVYYIVFKKDGKTIEEKIGRQYVDDLTPAKVAGIRAERIEGKRLSRKENRALAEAEKAAEAKRYTINRLWDEYRLNRTHGKGLDIDTNRYENYLKEPFGEKEPQELVKLDVDRIRLNLLKKKSPQTVKHVLNLLTWIINYGVKNNLCAGVSFHIQKPTVNNERTEDLNPEQLTSLLSAIENDPNIPVGNMMKMALYSGMRRGELFKLKWNDVSFDTGFIWIRDPKGGKDQKIPMNDMARGVLESIARTKSPYVFPGQDGEKRVTLGRSGTRIREAAGLPKNFRPMHGLRHAYASMLASSGNVDMYVLQKLMTHKSPQMTQRYAHLRDEALKNGAGQIDDIFKKQAENSQEEKIANIKDRK from the coding sequence ATGCAAAAACGCTCGAAAACAAAGTATCCTGGGGTTTATTACCGTGATTCCAAAAGAGTTGGCGGTCCGGGGATAGAACGGGTTTATTATATTGTCTTCAAAAAAGACGGAAAAACGATAGAAGAAAAAATAGGAAGGCAATATGTAGATGACCTGACACCAGCAAAAGTAGCTGGGATTCGGGCAGAGCGTATTGAAGGGAAACGCCTGTCCAGAAAGGAAAACAGGGCATTAGCCGAAGCTGAAAAGGCTGCCGAAGCCAAAAGATACACCATAAACAGATTATGGGATGAGTACAGGCTCAACCGAACCCATGGCAAGGGGCTTGATATAGATACCAATAGATATGAGAATTACCTCAAAGAGCCGTTCGGCGAAAAAGAACCACAGGAGCTTGTCAAACTGGACGTTGACCGTATCCGGCTAAATCTTCTCAAGAAAAAATCCCCGCAAACAGTGAAGCATGTTTTGAATCTCCTTACCTGGATCATAAACTATGGAGTCAAAAACAATCTATGTGCAGGGGTATCCTTCCACATCCAGAAACCCACCGTGAACAATGAAAGAACAGAAGACCTGAACCCTGAACAGTTAACAAGCTTGCTTTCAGCAATCGAAAATGACCCTAACATTCCAGTGGGCAATATGATGAAAATGGCCCTGTATTCCGGCATGAGACGCGGAGAGCTTTTTAAATTAAAATGGAATGATGTGAGTTTTGACACAGGTTTTATCTGGATTCGTGATCCCAAGGGCGGGAAAGATCAAAAGATTCCCATGAATGATATGGCCAGGGGCGTATTGGAAAGCATTGCCAGGACAAAAAGCCCATACGTTTTCCCCGGCCAGGATGGAGAGAAGCGGGTAACGCTGGGGCGGTCAGGAACGAGGATTCGTGAAGCTGCGGGGCTACCTAAAAACTTTAGACCCATGCACGGCTTGAGGCACGCTTACGCCTCAATGCTGGCCAGTTCCGGCAATGTTGATATGTACGTTCTCCAAAAACTTATGACGCACAAATCCCCGCAGATGACACAGCGGTATGCACACTTGAGGGATGAGGCGCTAAAGAATGGTGCTGGTCAGATTGACGATATCTTCAAAAAACAGGCTGAGAATTCCCAGGAAGAAAAAATAGCAAATATCAAGGACCGGAAATAA